Part of the Candidatus Limnocylindrales bacterium genome, AGAACTCCTGGGGTAAACCCAGCATTTGCCGTAACCAGTCCAGGGTTACCTGCTCAAGTTCTGTGGCCGATGGACAGGTCTTCCATAACATGCCGTTGATGTTAAAAGCAGCACTGAGCAACTCCCCAAGTATACCCGGCCCACTGCCGGTGATGGAAAAATAGGCAAAGAAATTAGGGTGATTCCAATGGGTCATGCCAGGGAGGATAATTCTATCCACATCTGCCAGAATCGTTTCCATGGGCTCACCCAAGGTAGGCGGTAAGGATGGTAATTGGGCACGGATATCCCCGGGGGCTACATCTGGAAGTACCGGGTACTTCTCGATCTGTTCCAGATAATCGGCTATCCAGTCTACCAGTTGATGGGCAAATCGACGGAACTCCTCAGAGGGTAAATCCCCTAAGGAATGGGTTGTAGAGTTTGAAATATCCGGTTTTGTCATTTATAATCTCAAAACTATCGAAGCGCCACGTATTCAGAGATTTAAAATAACTTTTTTAAGATCTCCGTACACGCTAGGCTTTTGAGGCTTAGAAATTAAATCCTGATTCCATGATAATTAATTCTATGTAAAACTGACATGGGGAGAAAAAAAAAGCAACAGGATTTTTGGAGTTTTGATGAAGATCGTTAAAACTGGCACTAAATATGCTTAAATTTAAAGAAGTATGTTTGAAAAGGAAACTCCTAGGGAGCAAGAAGTGTGGAAGGCTCTCGAGAGAAGAGAGGAAGATCCTTAAAACAGGATTAGATCCCATGATCCAGGAGGTGAGGAAAGTGCAAAATCCATCTCATTCCACCGATTCAGAATATGCTTTGATTCGTGAGGTATTGAAAAAACTTTCAACTACCCAACATAGTCTGGAGGAGAGATTGAAAGCTTTAGGAGTCATCTTAAATGAAGAAGAAACAAAGAGTTCCTCTAAATCTGATCCAAAACACCCGGAGAGTAAAAAACCTTAAACAGGGGAATGAAAGTTAATTCATAGCCGGCCTTCTTTTAAAAACTGTCGGATCTCTTCCAGGTGAATGGCAAGTCCGTAGTGGGTTACAACCGAAGCAGACCGCCCATAACCTGGTTGAGAAAGACCGACCCGGCTCACAATGCCTACTAATTCTTTTTTCTTATTGAAGAGGGGGGAACCGCTATCTCCAAAAACGGTCCCCCCATTAAATTGAAGCAATCTGGTCCCTCTTACCATCTTTTCATCGATGAATTGACCGATTTGGATGGAGGGGCTATAGCCATAGTAGTCTCGATCGGCGAACAGACTGGCATCGGCGGAGAGGAAGTTGGAAACCAAAATGACATCCTCAAAAAAGTTAACCTTTTTGGCCAGGCGGGCGTAACTTGAGAACGTATAATCCGTTTTAATCAAGCAGAGATCTTTCTCCCGGCGAATAAAGACTACCTGTCCTTTGATGGTATGATGGGTGAAATCCGGTGGCATATAAATATAGAGCGTTTGCTCCGTTTTTCCCGGAGGTTTCCAGATAAGATGGGCCGTGGTCAGGACAAGATGGGGGGATATAGGAACCCCTCCACCTCCCTGTTCAAGGCTGACCAACAAATATTTGAGCTGTTCAATATCTGAACGGTCAAGCCGATGAGTACACCCAGATAGGCAGATGAAGAATAAAAAGAGCCAGGGGAAGCGACGAACGTGAAACGCCGGGCGAGGAAGAGTGAAAGCGGAAAGAGGAAGAATTAAAGACAAAAGAAAATGGCTCATGTCCCTGCTATTTTTAAGAATTTTGTTAGTCCTTTTAAGAGTCTTGAAATCCCTATTAGCCGGAAAAATCTTTAGGAGCTTTACCTTTATTCTACCTTTTCTATCCCTTTTGCCTTTTACTTTTCACCTTTTGTTTCGATGAGGGCAGCGACTTTAGCGGTTAACTCCTCTAATTTCTTTTTCATCTCTTTATTTTCATCTCTGAGGGATTCCAACTCCTTCTGGAATTCTACCTTGGGAGATTTTTCTCCGGCCTTCTCCTGAATGGCTTTAATGGCTTTCTGGGCTGCACGCCTGATCAAACTAAGGGGTTCGCTCTCGGCCAGCTTCTCCAGTTCTGGAATGGCTTTACGATCTCCCAGGGTAGCCAGAGCGTCAACAACCGCCCGACGTACTCGATGATGGGGATCTTTAAGGAGAGGTACCAGATGCTCTCGAATTATCTCCTTTTTATCTTCCAGGCTATCCCCTAATTTCCCCAGAGCTTTCGCAGCAGCCATTCGAACTTGATAAGGTTGGCCATAGGCCGTGTATTTCATTCCGACTTCGATTCCCCTGGGATCTTTGAGTTCTCCCAAGGCATTGAATACCGAGGAGCGAATAACCTCTGCCCAAGAATCCTGTTTTAATCCTTCCAGGATGAAGTCGTAAACTCCGGTCAATTTTGTTTTAGCGGCTGCTTCTAAGGTGCCACCTAGGGTAAAATAACTTTCATCTTTGGCAAAAACTTCCTTTAAAACGGCAATAACCGATTCCTTTTTGAAGTTTCCCAAAGCATCCACGACCCCCCTTCGAACTCGAGAGTCTGGATCTTTAAGGCCTTCCAGTAAGGCCGTTAAAGCTTCTTCGGTTCCGATTTCACCCAAAGCTTTGGCGGCTGCACGTCGAACCCCGTAAAACTTATCTCCCAACAGGGTCTCTTTCAAAGAGGTCACCACCGCGGAATGACCTATAATCTTTCCTAATCCTTCACAGGCTTGGATCCTTCCGGCAATGGTCCTGGCGTGCTTAACCTGGTAAATCCATTCTTCCTTGGGTTTATCGAATTTAAGGGTTTTTAGAATCCAGTTACCGGGGTCAAAGAGTACCATAAGCGGTCTGGAATCGGCAGGAAAGAAAAAGGTCTGTTCGGCTTTTTCAACGGTTATTTTGTGGGTCCGGCTTCCTTCCCGGGTGGTGATTTCGATTTCGACAGGCATTCGGAAAATCGGAACCTGTTCGTCCGTTTTTTGAGTCTGTTTCACATTTAAAACGACCATACCTCCTGCCTGAAGTCCGGTATCAGATGTCCGGTATCTGAGATCTTTCCCTTTTTCCGACTCTGGACTCTCTGAAGAAGGTTCCCAACTCCATTTGACCTCGAATTCCGGATGGCCTGCTTTATAAAACCATTGCTTAAAAAACCATTCCAGGCTCATTCCGGTTGTCTCTTCAATCACCACTTTGAGATCGTTGGTTTCCACATTTTTTCCGGCGAATTTTCGTACATAAGCCGGAATTACCTTCCAGAATAGCTCATCGGAGAGAACATATCGAAGCATATGTAAAGCCCAGGCCGCTTTGTTATACGAATGTGCGTCGAACATATCTTCATGGTCTGTATACAGGTTCGTTACAATGGGCCGCTTGTACTTCTCGGTTTCCTTAAAATACCCTTCTGCTTCTTCCATCATCCGATAATGGAACTCATCCACACCCCACTTGTACTCATAGTAGAGGGGATCAAAATAAGAAGCAAATCCTTCATTTAACCACAGATGCTCCCAGCTTTTAGTGGTCAGCAGATCCCCAAACCACTGATGGGCCAGTTCATGGGCCACCAGAGCATCACTCTTATAGTCCAGATGGGCCCGGGCGTCATGAAGGGTCGTATGGGTGAGAATCGTCAAGGTGGTATTTTCCATTCCTCCCCAGGTGAAATCATACACGGCCACCTGGGCATATTTGGCATAGGGATAACGATAACCGGTCTTTTCCGAAAAAAACTTCATCATATCCGGGGTATTTTCAAAGGAACGCTGGATTTTATCCTCATCTCCCCGGGGAACATAGTAAATAATAGGAATATCTTCATAATAATCGGTCTTTTCACTGAACTCTCCAACGGCAATATTTACCAGGTAGGTAGGATGGGGAAATTCATGGAACCAATGAAACGTTTTGGTCTTTCGGATGGGATCATGGGTAACCTCCAGGAGTTTACCGTTAGACAGGCCAATATACTTGTCTTGAACCGTTAAAAGGACCTCTGAAGTACACCGGTCATTCGGAGCGTCATAACAGGGAAACCAGTGGCTGTTGTCCTGAGCTTCTCCCTGGGACCAGATTTGATAAGGCTTGTGGGGATAGGCTTCATCGGGTTGTACAAAGAAAAGACCCTTTTTGGGGAACCCTTCATAATCTATGGAAACGATTATCTTTTGTCCACTTTGATAAAATTGACCCAGGTCTATGCGGAGCTTGCCCTCGGACGCCGTAAACTCTAAAACTCTCCCCTCCTGATCGGTAACTTTTAGAATGGTTAAATCCACACTATCCAGTTCTACCCAACGAAAATGGTCGTTTATGGGATAAAGAGTTAAAGTTACCCGTCCCATAACCTTCCTGGCCGGTTCGTCAAAGGAGAGTTCTAGCTTCAAATGCTCGGTATGAAAGGTTTTATCACGGGTATAATGCTCTCGGGAAAAGGCATCGGTAAAGGATTTACTATTCGGGATATCTTCAAAATAGAAACGTTCTTCGTTAATTTGATACATGTTTAAAACGCAACCTGTAAAACGTAACCCTTGCCTTACTTTATTATTTGATCTGTACGTTTTACCTTCTGCGTTGTAGTTCTTTAAGGA contains:
- a CDS encoding serine protease encodes the protein MSHFLLSLILPLSAFTLPRPAFHVRRFPWLFLFFICLSGCTHRLDRSDIEQLKYLLVSLEQGGGGVPISPHLVLTTAHLIWKPPGKTEQTLYIYMPPDFTHHTIKGQVVFIRREKDLCLIKTDYTFSSYARLAKKVNFFEDVILVSNFLSADASLFADRDYYGYSPSIQIGQFIDEKMVRGTRLLQFNGGTVFGDSGSPLFNKKKELVGIVSRVGLSQPGYGRSASVVTHYGLAIHLEEIRQFLKEGRL
- a CDS encoding HEAT repeat domain-containing protein, whose protein sequence is MYQINEERFYFEDIPNSKSFTDAFSREHYTRDKTFHTEHLKLELSFDEPARKVMGRVTLTLYPINDHFRWVELDSVDLTILKVTDQEGRVLEFTASEGKLRIDLGQFYQSGQKIIVSIDYEGFPKKGLFFVQPDEAYPHKPYQIWSQGEAQDNSHWFPCYDAPNDRCTSEVLLTVQDKYIGLSNGKLLEVTHDPIRKTKTFHWFHEFPHPTYLVNIAVGEFSEKTDYYEDIPIIYYVPRGDEDKIQRSFENTPDMMKFFSEKTGYRYPYAKYAQVAVYDFTWGGMENTTLTILTHTTLHDARAHLDYKSDALVAHELAHQWFGDLLTTKSWEHLWLNEGFASYFDPLYYEYKWGVDEFHYRMMEEAEGYFKETEKYKRPIVTNLYTDHEDMFDAHSYNKAAWALHMLRYVLSDELFWKVIPAYVRKFAGKNVETNDLKVVIEETTGMSLEWFFKQWFYKAGHPEFEVKWSWEPSSESPESEKGKDLRYRTSDTGLQAGGMVVLNVKQTQKTDEQVPIFRMPVEIEITTREGSRTHKITVEKAEQTFFFPADSRPLMVLFDPGNWILKTLKFDKPKEEWIYQVKHARTIAGRIQACEGLGKIIGHSAVVTSLKETLLGDKFYGVRRAAAKALGEIGTEEALTALLEGLKDPDSRVRRGVVDALGNFKKESVIAVLKEVFAKDESYFTLGGTLEAAAKTKLTGVYDFILEGLKQDSWAEVIRSSVFNALGELKDPRGIEVGMKYTAYGQPYQVRMAAAKALGKLGDSLEDKKEIIREHLVPLLKDPHHRVRRAVVDALATLGDRKAIPELEKLAESEPLSLIRRAAQKAIKAIQEKAGEKSPKVEFQKELESLRDENKEMKKKLEELTAKVAALIETKGEK